GTCATGGTCATCGCCTGCTCGGACAGCCGCGTCGATCCCGCTACGATCTTCGGCACGCACCCCGGCGAGGTGTTCGTGGTGCGCAACGTCGCCAACCTCGTGCCGCCGTTCGAGCTCGGCGGCGGACGCCACGGCGTCAGCGCGGCGCTCGAATTCGCGGTGACCCAGCTCGAGGTGGAGGAGATCGTGGTGATGGGCCATGGCGCGTGCGGCGGCGTCCATGCCGCCTTCTCGCGCCGCTTCGCGGGGGCTGCGCCCGGCGCGGGCGGCTTCATCGACCATTGGGTCGATCTGCTCGACGATGCGCGTACCCGGATCGTGGCCAAGCATGGCCATGGCGCCGAAGCGATCCACGAGCTGGAGCTCGAGACCGTCCGCGTCTCGATCGCCAATCTGCGCACCTTCCCCTGCATCCCCGAGCGCGAGTCGAAGGGATTGCTCACCATCCACGGCGCCTATTTCGCGATCACCGATGGTGTGCTTCACGTCATGGACGAGGGCGGAGCCTTCGCCCCGGCCTGAGCGTCCGCGCACAAAGCATGTGCGAAAAGAACACGGTTCGCGTACGGTCGCCGCGATGACGCAACCTGCGTGGACTCGTCCCTTGTTGTGGGTGCTGCTCGGCATTCTCATCGTCGTGCGGGCCGGGCCGCTTTGTGCGCCGGCCGCCGCGATGACACCGATCGCGCAGGGCACTCTCTCGGAAAGCGCCTGCCATGACGCGCCGGCAAAGCCACAGCCCGATCATCGCACGCCGGACGAGGCGAGATGCAATTCGATCTGCGCTCCGCTTCCCGCACCGATGGCGGCGTTCACGCCCCTGATCATGCCGCCCGCGGCACCCGTCGCGTACATGCCCCCGTTGCTGACCGGCCAGTCGCAGGCTCCGCCACTGCCGCCTCCTCGAACCGCCTAGATCCTCAAAATCGGTTCATTCAACGAAGGACTAGGCAACATGAAGATGATCAAGCTCGCCGGCGCTGCGCTGGCGCTCACCCTTTCGACCACTGCGATGGCCGCCTCCGGCGAGATGGCCTGCTGCAAGGACGGCAAGTGCTGCTGCTGTCAGGAAAAGAAGGAGCAACCCGGCGATCACAAGGATCACCGGGGTAAATAACCCAAGCGTGTGACTGGATGGGTGTCGCGGCCGGACGGCGGCGGCACCCATCTTTTCCGCGGCGTCAAGCTACTTCCCCGCCAGCGCCGCCAGCGCCATCTTCTCGAACGCGAGGTCGATCGCAGGCGGCTTCATCGGCACCTTGGCCTCCAGCTGGTCGGCGATCGCGGTGAGCGCGGCGATCCGCGCCGCCTTGCGGCTGTTGCCGTCGATCACCGTCCATGGCGCGTGCCGGGTGCTCGTCCGCTCGAACATCTCCTCGATCGCGTCGAGATAGTCCGCCCGCCGCGCGCGGTTGCGGAAATCGTCGGGGCCCGTTTTCCAGCGTTTCCACGGATCGTCGAGCCGCTCCGTCAGCTCCTTGTCCTGCTTCTCCTGCGTAATATGAACGAACAGCTTCACCATCGTCGCGCCAGCCTCGATCTGCTGCGCCTCGAAGTCGTTGATCTCGTCATAGCCGCGCTGCCACTCGGCTTTGCTGGCGTAGCCTTCGACCCGCTCGACCAGCACGCGGCCGTACCAGCTGCGATCGAAGATCGCGATGTGGCCCTTGGCCGGCAGCCGCGTCCAGAAGCGCCACAGGAAATGATGCGCCAGCTCATTCTCGCTCGGCGCGCTGATCGGCATCACCTCGAAGAAGCGCGGGTCCCATTGCCCGGTCAGCCGCTTGATGATCCCGCCCTTCCCCGCCGCGTCCCACCCTTCGAGCACCAGGATCGCGGCGCGCTCGTGCACGATATGCGCCACCTGGATGCGCTCCAGCCGCTCCTGCACCTCGGCCAGGGCCTGGTCATAGTCGCCGACGAACTTGTCGCCCTTTTCATAGTCGCTGAGATCGATTTTCATGCGCGGCACCCTAACATCCCTGAATCCGCGCTGAAATGCCCTGCATTTGCGCCTGAGCGGCCTTCGCAGCCGCCCCTTCCCTGAATTATGACAGTTGCATGCGCCGCATTGGTGCATGTGTGCGGGGTTAAGCGAATATGAGTGCTCAGCGTTTGGTGATCGAGGGGCGCGTGCAGCGCGTCGGCTATCGGGATTGGGCAGTGCGCACTGCGCACCAGCTCGGCGTGATCGGGTGGGTCCGCAATCTTCAGGACGGGCGGGTCGAGATTCTGGCGGACGGCGAGGACATGGCGCTCGACACCTTTGTCGACCGCTGCCGCGAAGGGCCGGTGATGGCGCATGTCGAGCGGGTCGACGCGATGCCGGCGGAAGCGGGTAATGTGAAGGGCTTCACCAAGCGCTTCACCGCCTGACGGGTATAGGCCCCTAATCCTCGACCAGTTTCAGCAACCTGCGCTCGACCGGGGCAAGCACCGGGCCGAGCTCGTGTC
This is a stretch of genomic DNA from Sphingomonas sp. BT-65. It encodes these proteins:
- a CDS encoding acylphosphatase, with the protein product MSAQRLVIEGRVQRVGYRDWAVRTAHQLGVIGWVRNLQDGRVEILADGEDMALDTFVDRCREGPVMAHVERVDAMPAEAGNVKGFTKRFTA
- a CDS encoding carbonic anhydrase, producing the protein MTHTHFSDLIAGYHRFRAEEWPREHARWAELSRGQSPKVMVIACSDSRVDPATIFGTHPGEVFVVRNVANLVPPFELGGGRHGVSAALEFAVTQLEVEEIVVMGHGACGGVHAAFSRRFAGAAPGAGGFIDHWVDLLDDARTRIVAKHGHGAEAIHELELETVRVSIANLRTFPCIPERESKGLLTIHGAYFAITDGVLHVMDEGGAFAPA
- a CDS encoding polyphosphate kinase 2 family protein; translation: MKIDLSDYEKGDKFVGDYDQALAEVQERLERIQVAHIVHERAAILVLEGWDAAGKGGIIKRLTGQWDPRFFEVMPISAPSENELAHHFLWRFWTRLPAKGHIAIFDRSWYGRVLVERVEGYASKAEWQRGYDEINDFEAQQIEAGATMVKLFVHITQEKQDKELTERLDDPWKRWKTGPDDFRNRARRADYLDAIEEMFERTSTRHAPWTVIDGNSRKAARIAALTAIADQLEAKVPMKPPAIDLAFEKMALAALAGK